The DNA region GTTAACCATTTGGCAATAGTAATTTTCAGTTCTGAATCAGATTCAAGAGAGAAGACATTTTGCACAGTCCCCTTACCAAATGTTTGGCTACCAACAACTGGTATACCTGCAGATTCTTGTAGGGCTGCAGCTAGGATTTCTGAAGCTGAAGCAGACCCTTCGTCTACTAATAAGACCACATCTTCATCAACTTGGAAGTCACCGTAATCAGCGTCTGATGCTTCATATACATAAGGATCCGCATCTTTTTCTTGGACTTGCATAATGGTATCCCCATCATTTAAGAACATATTGGCGATTTGTAGGGCAGAAGTTAATAAACCACCTGGATTACTGCGAACGTCTAGGACAAATTTCTCAGCTCCTTGTGATCTTAAATCTTCAATAGCTGCAACCAATTCGTCGTATGTTGGAGTCGAAAAACTAGTAATTTGAACATAACCAGTGTTATCTTGCCCTTCTAACATTTCATAATAAACGGTTTGAATTGGAACGGTATCTCTAGTGACGGTTACATCAAAAGTATCTTCACCACGTTGAATCGTTAAAACAACATCACTGCCTGCTTCACCGCGGATTAAAGCGACTGCTTCTGTGGCGGTATAACCTTGGATGGATTCACCGTTTACAGCTGTGATGATATCATTAGCCATTAAGCCGGCTTCCTCAGCAGGGGATCCTTTAATTGGGCTGACAATTTGAATGTAGTCGTCTTTTTCCATGATCTCAGCCCCGATACCTTCAAATGACCCTTCGATGGTCTCATCTAATTGTTGGGCTGATTGATCGGTTAAATACTGAGAATATGGGTCTTCAAGGACTTGCGTCATCCCAGAAATAGCCCCGTCAACAACCGCATCCCGGTCCACATCTTCTACGTAGTCTCCCACAATTGTAGAGAAGGCAGCTTGGATTTTTTGGATTTCACTGGTGGTTAGCGCCGTACCTGAGGACCCTGTAATAACACTTTGACCAGGTAAACGGCCAGTTAAGACGTAAGATGTCCCAACAAAAGTTCCCCCACCAACGATAAGGATGGTCAGGATATATACTAGCCAAGAAACCCCGCGTTTTTTAGGTTTTTGGTCATTACCCAGCTCATGTCCGTCTCGACCACTTGAATGGATTTCTTCCTCAGTAACTGCTATTTTATCTGATTCTTCATTGCTATTTTTATTATTTTTATTATTTTCTTTATTTTTTAAATCTTCATTTTCTGACATATGATTCACTACTTTCTGATAGACATGTTGGTTTCAAATATTTACCCAATATTTCCTCCTACACTTGGTATTTATCGGCGTAGGATTGCCAAACTTCATCAAATGTCGATACGTAGTCAGAATAGCGCTGGTTTAATTCAATATAATTGCTAATTGTTTCAAAATCGCTAGCTGATTTCGGAAAATCGCCATCTAAAAAGACCAGCTCAGCAAACTGCGCCTGCTGGTCACTATCTAGTAAATCGGCATTTCTAAATATTTGTACATAATGATAAAAGGACTGCGTAATCATCACTCTTTCTTATTGTTGACTATATTACTGGTTACCTTCCGTCTCTGTCTCGATTTGTTCCTCGATGTAGTTCAATGGCACATCCAGTAAGATGTTGATTTCATCGTTAGCTAAGTCAATGTCGCTGGCTCGAATAGCGAAATCCATGTCTTCAGACACTTGGTCCAATCGGATAATAATTTGCTCTTCACCGGATAACACTTGTAGCGGTAAATCTGTAGGTAAGGTCAATTGGAAGATAGCCAATACTGTTGAAGTTGGCAATTGTAAGCCCGCTAATTCAATATTGGTCACATCAATGGCGATATTCCCATCTTCCATGACTGATGGCTGCCCTTGCATGGTATAAGCCACTTTAGTCCCCAAAGCGTCTATCGTACCAGCAAATGACACTTGGTCATCCACCGTTAACTGATAAGGCACATCATCCCCACCGATCACTGCTGATACTAGTCGGTTGAAGGAAACAGTCGACAGGTTGGCTTCTGATGTGATCGTTTCATCACTCACTTCTTCTGTCGTTGCTGGTTCACCCACGCTGGCAGTTTCTTGATCAGCTGTTTGTATATACAGGTATAAAGCAATTACAGGTACCAAAATTGCCAATAGTAATAACCAAAAAGCCCACTTCCAAAGATTTAATGGTCTCTTCGTCTTAGTGTTATTTTGTTTAGCCAAATAACCTACTCCTTCTTCTAGTCCTCGTCCTCTTTTCGGTAGAATACAAATTTGCGTGGGTAGGCATTCTTCTCATCCACCACCCCTTCGATCACCTCGTAAGCTTCAAAGTCATCTAGGTTTGGGTCAAAATGGACATCCCCATCAAATTCATGGTTAATTGTTGTCACGCGTAATTCAGAAATATAAGGCCAAAATAGGCGGTAAATAGACTGGCCACCCATAATAATCACATCTTCTTTTTCAGCTAGCGCCAAGATGTTATCGATAGAATCGGTTAATTCAACATCCGTTTGGTCATAGTCTGATTCAAAAGGTGATTTCTGGCGGGTAAT from Aerococcus urinaeequi includes:
- a CDS encoding YozE family protein — its product is MITQSFYHYVQIFRNADLLDSDQQAQFAELVFLDGDFPKSASDFETISNYIELNQRYSDYVSTFDEVWQSYADKYQV
- a CDS encoding YpmS family protein yields the protein MAKQNNTKTKRPLNLWKWAFWLLLLAILVPVIALYLYIQTADQETASVGEPATTEEVSDETITSEANLSTVSFNRLVSAVIGGDDVPYQLTVDDQVSFAGTIDALGTKVAYTMQGQPSVMEDGNIAIDVTNIELAGLQLPTSTVLAIFQLTLPTDLPLQVLSGEEQIIIRLDQVSEDMDFAIRASDIDLANDEINILLDVPLNYIEEQIETETEGNQ
- a CDS encoding dihydrofolate reductase, with product MLIAIWAQDINHLIGKGGKLPWHLPNDLKFFKEQTVGKTVVMGRKTYAGLDYKPLANRHNIIITRQKSPFESDYDQTDVELTDSIDNILALAEKEDVIIMGGQSIYRLFWPYISELRVTTINHEFDGDVHFDPNLDDFEAYEVIEGVVDEKNAYPRKFVFYRKEDED